The following is a genomic window from Caldicellulosiruptor danielii.
TAGGCTTTTGGAAGCAGGTTTGAATCAGAAACAGACAGTGTTGTTTTTATATCTTGTAAGCATTTGTTTTTCCTTGACATCGCTGATTATCATGCTTCTTGCCAGAAGGTAAAATATATTAAAAAATTTTCAAGTTCTTTTTCTTGTTCTAAGCCGCCTAAAGATTAAATATTCTTCTTAATATGAAAGATTAACATAACTTTTTGAAAGGGTGGTTTAGAATGAGAAAAAGAATTATTTTTTTTGCGATGCTTTCTTTTCTAATCTTCTTGGCAGGCTGCAGCTGGGAAAATCTGTCTTCCACCTCACACGAAAGTACATACGCTAACAAGAGCCCTCAAGTAGACAATGGTATCAAATTTGAGGTTGTGGAAAGTGATGTTTATTTTTCTCAACAGACTGGACAAAGTGAGAATCTTACAAGTATTAAAACCATTTTTTGCGATATAAATCACAACTTGGTGTTGGTGGAAGTCTTCTCAACCAAAACACTTGATGTTGCAAAAAGGGGGCTTGAACTTTCCACTTTTTCTGCTTCGCGACAGCGTAATCTAAGAAATTTTGGGCTTTTTTGTATTTTTCCCGACAGTGTAAAGATAAACTTCTTAAAAATTGAAAAAAACTCTGCAACCATCGACTTGAATAGCGAGTTTTACAAGCAAAAGTATTTAGATTTTTATATCAAGGCAATAACTTTTTACTTGACATCTTTTGATAATATAGATAGAGTATATTTTTACAATGAAGGGAAAAGTTACACAAACAAAGCTTTTGAGCGAAAAAAAGCGGGGCAGGTTATAACTTTTGTTCCTCAGAAAGTTTTATCAGAGATTTTTCTTGTTCCTAAGTGGATTGATATTCCAGAGAAATTCAAAAATATTCCAATGACATTTGCACAAAAAAGTTTAGTCAATAGTCTTAGCTATAGATTTTCTAAGTTAAATGGGTTAAAATTGAATAATGTAAAGTTAAAAGAAAATACTTTGTATATAGACCTTTCAAAAGAACTTTTAAACTTGAAAGGAAGTAGTGAAGTAGATGTTATTCTTTCTTCGATATGTTTTACTGCAAGGGGAATTGACAAAAATCTTAAGTATTTAAAGGTTTCGATAGATGGGAAAGAACCTTATCTTGACCAGTACGACTTGAAAGAAAATATAAATATGGACCGGTTCAAGCTTAACAGTTTAAAAATAAGACTGTAAAAAGAAAGGAGCAAAAAGATAATGAGACAAGACCAAAGAGCTTATAATGAGCTAAGACCAATAAAAATAACACGAAACTTCATCAAATATGCGGAAGGTTCGTGTCTTATCGAAATGGGCAACACAAAAGTGATTGTCACAGCCACAATTGACGACAAGGTACCACCGTTTAAAAAGGGAAGTGGGGAAGGGTGGATAACAGCTGAATACTCAATGTTACCCCGTGCAACCCAGCAGAGAAATGTAAGAGATATAAATAAACTGAGGCTTAGTGGAAGAAGTCACGAAATCCAAAGACTTATCGGCAGGGCTCTAAGAGCTGGTATAAATTTTAGAGCACTTGGAGAAAGGGTAATAATCATAGACTGCGATGTAATCCAAGCAGACGGTGGAACACGCACAGCTTCCATTACTGGCGGGTTTATTGCCATGTTTGATGCTTGCAAAAAGCTTTACGATGAAAAAATAATTGAAAACTTTCCTATAACGGACTTTGTTGCGGCTGTCTCTGTAGGAATTTGCGACGGTGTTGAGATGCTTGACCTTTGCTTTGAAGAAGACTCTAAAGCTGCAGTTGACATGAACCTTGTCATGAACGATAAAGGTGAGTTTATTGAGATACAGGGAACTGCTGAAGGAGCTCCTTTTTCATGGGATCAATTCCAGAGACTATTAGAGCTTGGAAAGCAGGGTATACAAAAGATAATAGAAGTGCAAAAAGAAGTTTTGGGTGAGGATTGCAAGCTTGTTGGGAGTGTGCCGAAAGATGAGAAAACTTCTGGTTGCGACCAAGAATGAGGGAAAAGCAAGAGAGATAAAACAGCTCGTTGGAAGTTATTTTGATGATGTTGTAACACTAAACGATTTTGATAACAATATACACATCATAGAAGATGGCAGTACATTTGAAGAGAATGCACTAAATAAGGCAAAAAGTATATATTTGCTTTTCAGGCAGCCCACGCTTGCTGATGATTCTGGGCTTGAGGTTGACGCTTTAGGTGGAAGACCTGGTGTAATGTCTGCAAGATATGCAGGCGAAAACGCTACAGATGAGGATAGGATAAAAAAGCTTTTGGATGAATTAAAAGATGTACCAGAAAACAGAAGAGGTGCGCAATTTGTATGTGTTCTTGTATTTATTGACCAGCAGGGTAGAATATATCAGACAAAAGGCATTTGTCGGGGCAAAATTGCCTTTGAGACAAGAGGTGAAAATGGTTTTGGTTATGACCCTGTGTTTATACCTGATGGATTTGACAAGACATTTGCAGAGCTTGACAGTCAAATCAAGAACCAGATATCTCACAGAGCAAAGGCTTTTGAAAATTTAAAAAAGATTCTGGGTGAGATTTACAATGAAGGTACTTGTGATAAGTGATACACATGGAATTATATATGATGCAGAGAAAATTATAAAAAAGTACGAAAAGAATGTTCAGCTGTGCATTCACCTTGGAGATTTGGTAAAGGATGCAATTTTTCTTCAAAGCAGGTTTCCTAATCTCAAGTTTGAAATTGTAAGGGGTAACAATGACTTTACAAAGGACTTTCCATCAGAGAAAATAATTGAGCTTGGCAGCAAAAAAATACTCATTACCCATGGCCATATGTATTCTGTAAAGTCTACATATGAGCTTATTGTAAATCATGCAAAAGCTTTTAGAGTGGATGCTTGCTTTTTTGGTCATACTCATCAGCAGGAAGAGTTTTATTCAGACAGTATCCTCTTTTTAAATCCAGGAAGTTTAGCTTTTTCAAGGGATGGTTCAAGGTCGTTTGCAATAGCAGAAGTTACTCCTTACGGGGTGGTAGCATATTTGGAAAAGGTGTGAAAAAAATTGATAATAGCACAAGGTGAACTTGTGAATATCAGAGAGGTTAGGTGGGGAGACTTAAAATATCTTCAAAAATGGGCAAATGATCCAGAAGTTGCATACTGGGCAAGAGCAGAAACAAATATTTCAAATGTTACTATAGGAGAGTTTAGAAGATGGTATTACAGGCGTGCATCCTCTTCTGTTAAAAGATTTATTATAGAAACAAAGGAAACAAAAAAACCCATTGGTTCTATTTCTTATAGAGATTATGATTCTGTCAACAAAGTAGTAGTTCTTGGCATACATATTGGAGAAAAAAACTACTGGGGAAAAGGGTTTGGCACCGATGCAATTAAGGCATTTGTGAAATACCTTTTTGATACACTTGATATCAATAGAATAGAGCTTGATACTTTTGATGAGAACGTAAGAGCAATTAAAGCATATCAAAAATGTGGATTTAAGATTGAGGGTATTTTGAGAGAGGCAAGGTTTATTGAAGGAAGATTTCACGATGTTATTATTATGGGAATGACAAGAAAGGATTATTTAAAAATAGCAAACAAAACTCAAATGTGATATAATAAAAACAAACACAAAATAACCAAAACAGAATAAGGAGGACAAAAATGAAGAGTATAAATTGCATCGGTGCTGATTTTGGTGCGTCAAACGGGAGGGTTTTTGTTGGGAGATTTGATGGGTCTGTTT
Proteins encoded in this region:
- the rph gene encoding ribonuclease PH is translated as MRQDQRAYNELRPIKITRNFIKYAEGSCLIEMGNTKVIVTATIDDKVPPFKKGSGEGWITAEYSMLPRATQQRNVRDINKLRLSGRSHEIQRLIGRALRAGINFRALGERVIIIDCDVIQADGGTRTASITGGFIAMFDACKKLYDEKIIENFPITDFVAAVSVGICDGVEMLDLCFEEDSKAAVDMNLVMNDKGEFIEIQGTAEGAPFSWDQFQRLLELGKQGIQKIIEVQKEVLGEDCKLVGSVPKDEKTSGCDQE
- a CDS encoding GerMN domain-containing protein, which codes for MRKRIIFFAMLSFLIFLAGCSWENLSSTSHESTYANKSPQVDNGIKFEVVESDVYFSQQTGQSENLTSIKTIFCDINHNLVLVEVFSTKTLDVAKRGLELSTFSASRQRNLRNFGLFCIFPDSVKINFLKIEKNSATIDLNSEFYKQKYLDFYIKAITFYLTSFDNIDRVYFYNEGKSYTNKAFERKKAGQVITFVPQKVLSEIFLVPKWIDIPEKFKNIPMTFAQKSLVNSLSYRFSKLNGLKLNNVKLKENTLYIDLSKELLNLKGSSEVDVILSSICFTARGIDKNLKYLKVSIDGKEPYLDQYDLKENINMDRFKLNSLKIRL
- a CDS encoding metallophosphoesterase codes for the protein MKVLVISDTHGIIYDAEKIIKKYEKNVQLCIHLGDLVKDAIFLQSRFPNLKFEIVRGNNDFTKDFPSEKIIELGSKKILITHGHMYSVKSTYELIVNHAKAFRVDACFFGHTHQQEEFYSDSILFLNPGSLAFSRDGSRSFAIAEVTPYGVVAYLEKV
- a CDS encoding XTP/dITP diphosphatase, whose protein sequence is MRKLLVATKNEGKAREIKQLVGSYFDDVVTLNDFDNNIHIIEDGSTFEENALNKAKSIYLLFRQPTLADDSGLEVDALGGRPGVMSARYAGENATDEDRIKKLLDELKDVPENRRGAQFVCVLVFIDQQGRIYQTKGICRGKIAFETRGENGFGYDPVFIPDGFDKTFAELDSQIKNQISHRAKAFENLKKILGEIYNEGTCDK
- a CDS encoding GNAT family N-acetyltransferase, with amino-acid sequence MIIAQGELVNIREVRWGDLKYLQKWANDPEVAYWARAETNISNVTIGEFRRWYYRRASSSVKRFIIETKETKKPIGSISYRDYDSVNKVVVLGIHIGEKNYWGKGFGTDAIKAFVKYLFDTLDINRIELDTFDENVRAIKAYQKCGFKIEGILREARFIEGRFHDVIIMGMTRKDYLKIANKTQM